The following are encoded together in the Phaseolus vulgaris cultivar G19833 chromosome 9, P. vulgaris v2.0, whole genome shotgun sequence genome:
- the LOC137822983 gene encoding uncharacterized acetyltransferase At3g50280-like — protein MMNSPVVGSVSECFIKPLGPAQDSIGICNLTPWDIAMLSMHYIQKGLLFRKPATLVDRQDFIENLLKKLKHSLSLTLFHFYPLAGHLVTNKGPSSCTIFVDGNNKDGARFIYATLDLTIFDILSPVDVPPIVHSFFDHHKAVNHDGHTMPLLSIKVTELLDGVFIGCSMNHAIGDGTSYWNFFNTWSEIFLAQAQGHEYGVSISRHPIHNRWFPDGCGPLINLPFKHHDEFISRFEAPKMRERIFHFSAESIAKLKARANSDSKTTKISSFQSLSAHVWRCITRARHLPHDEITSCKLAINNRARMEPPLPYEYFGNLIGVVSAGTTAGELLENDLGWAAWKVHLAVANQNDRVVRDAVKEWLQRPVVYQLGVHFDSCSVTMSSSPRFDMYGNEFGMGRAVAVLSGYANKFDGSVTSYPGSEGGGSIDLELSLSPKAMTLLESDEEFMQAVSVSNSLHYQLC, from the coding sequence ATGATGAATTCCCCTGTCGTAGGAAGTGTTTCGGAATGTTTTATCAAGCCGTTGGGTCCAGCTCAAGATTCAATAGGAATATGCAATTTAACACCTTGGGATATTGCTATGCTGTCTATGCACTACATCCAGAAGGGTCTACTTTTCAGGAAACCTGCAACACTTGTTGATCGACAAGATTTTATAGAAAATctgttgaagaagctcaagCACTCTCTTTCTCTCACCCTCTTCCATTTTTATCCATTGGCAGGCCACCTTGTCACAAACAAAGGCCCTTCCTCTTGTACTATTTTCGTTGATGGCAACAACAAAGATGGAGCTAGATTCATCTATGCAACTTTGGATTTGACAATATTTGACATACTCTCCCCTGTTGACGTCCCACCCATTGTTCACTCATTCTTTGACCATCACAAAGCTGTCAACCATGATGGTCACACCATGCCTCTGTTGTCCATTAAAGTCACTGAACTATTGGATGGTGTTTTCATAGGCTGCTCTATGAACCATGCCATAGGCGATGGAACTTCTTATTGGAATTTCTTTAATACATGGTCTGAGATCTTTCTAGCTCAAGCTCAAGGCCATGAATACGGTGTTTCAATTTCACGCCACCCTATTCATAATCGGTGGTTTCCTGATGGTTGTGGTCCCTTGATCAATCTTCCCTTCAAACATCACGACGAGTTTATTAGCAGGTTTGAAGCACCCAAGATGAGAGAGAGAATCTTCCATTTTTCAGCAGAGTCTATTGCAAAACTGAAAGCAAGGGCTAACTCAGATTCCAAAACCACCAAAATCTCTTCGTTCCAATCCTTATCAGCTCATGTATGGAGATGCATAACACGAGCACGTCATCTGCCACATGATGAGATAACAAGCTGCAAATTGGCCATAAATAATCGAGCAAGAATGGAGCCGCCTCTGCCATATGAATACTTTGGAAACTTAATTGGCGTGGTGAGTGCGGGGACAACAGCAGGGGAGTTGCTGGAGAATGATCTAGGATGGGCTGCATGGAAGGTGCATCTGGCTGTTGCAAACCAAAACGACAGAGTAGTGCGAGACGCGGTGAAAGAGTGGTTACAACGCCCTGTGGTGTACCAACTTGGTGTGCACTTTGATTCGTGTAGTGTGACGATGTCAAGCTCGCCCAGGTTCGACATGTATGGGAATGAATTTGGGATGGGAAGAGCCGTGGCAGTTCTGAGTGGATATGCCAACAAATTTGATGGGAGTGTGACTTCATATCCAGGATCCGAAGGAGGGGGAAGCATAGATTTGGAACTCTCCCTTTCGCCCAAGGCAATGACCTTACTAGAATCCGATGAGGAGTTTATGCAAGCTGTTTCTGTGTCCAATTCCCTACACTATCAACTTTGTTGA
- the LOC137822984 gene encoding uncharacterized acetyltransferase At3g50280-like has protein sequence MMNSPVVRSVSECFVKPSGQAQESDRICNLTPWDISMLSLHHIQKGLLFQKPKTLVVDQHHFIENLLEKLKHSLSLTLFHFYPLSGRLVTHKTEHPSSYTIYVDCSNSSGARFIHATLDMTISDILSPVDVPPIVHSFFDLHKAVNHDGHTMPLLSIKVTELVDGVFIGCSMNHNIGDGTSYWNFFNAWSQIFQAQAQGNEHDVPISCYPIHNRWFPDGCGPVINLPFKHHDEFISRFEAPLLRGRIFHFSSESIARLKERANSESKTTKISSLQSLSAHVWRCVTRARQTAHDERTSCKLAINNRSRMEPPLAAEYFGSAVSVVSADSTGGELLENDLGWAAWKVHLAVANHNGRVVRDMLKEWLQHPVIYQLGVNIDSSCVMISSSPKFDMYGNEFGMGKAVAVLSGYANKFDGNVTAYPGRDGGGSIDFELSLSPHVMTALESDEEFMEAVSQPNPLH, from the coding sequence ATGATGAATTCTCCCGTCGTTCGAAGCGTTTCAGAATGTTTTGTCAAGCCGTCGGGCCAAGCTCAAGAATCAGACCGAATCTGCAATTTAACACCTTGGGATATTTCTATGCTATCTTTGCACCACATCCAGAAGGGTCTACTCTTCCAGAAGCCAAAAACACTTGTTGTTGATCAGCATCATTTCATAGAGAATCTGTTGGAGAAACTCAAACACTCTCTTTCTCTCACCCTCTTCCATTTCTATCCATTGTCTGGTCGCCTTGTCACCCACAAAACCGAACACCCTTCATCTTATACTATTTATGTTGATTGCAGCAACAGCAGTGGAGCTAGATTCATCCATGCAACTTTGGATATGACAATATCTGACATCCTCTCCCCCGTTGATGTCCCTCCCATTGTTCACTCATTCTTTGACCTCCACAAAGCAGTCAACCATGATGGTCATACCATGCCACTGTTGTCGATTAAAGTTACTGAACTAGTGGACGGTGTTTTCATAGGTTGTTCCATGAACCACAATATTGGTGATGGCACTTCTTATTGGAATTTTTTCAATGCATGGTCTCAGATCTTTCAAGCTCAGGCTCAAGGAAATGAACACGATGTTCCGATTTCATGCTATCCTATTCATAACCGGTGGTTTCCAGATGGTTGCGGTCCAGTAATCAACCTTCCCTTCAAACATCACGACGAGTTTATTAGCAGATTTGAGGCACCTTTGCTGAGAGGGAGAATCTTCCACTTTTCATCGGAGTCTATTGCAAGACTGAAAGAAAGGGCGAACTCAGAGTCCAAAACCACAAAAATCTCTTCGCTCCAATCCTTATCGGCGCATGTTTGGAGATGCGTAACACGCGCACGCCAGACGGCACACGATGagagaacaagttgcaaatTGGCCATAAATAACCGGTCAAGAATGGAACCTCCTCTGGCGGCGGAGTACTTTGGAAGTGCTGTTAGTGTGGTGAGTGCAGATAGCACGGGAGGGGAATTGCTGGAGAATGATCTCGGATGGGCTGCATGGAAGGTGCACCTGGCTGTTGCCAACCATAACGGCAGAGTGGTAAGAGACATGCTGAAAGAGTGGTTACAACATCCAGTGATTTACCAACTTGGTGTGAACATTGACTCGAGTTGTGTGATGATATCAAGTTCTCCCAAGTTCGACATGTATGGGAATGAATTTGGGATGGGAAAAGCGGTGGCAGTTCTGAGTGGGTATGCCAACAAATTTGATGGGAACGTGACAGCATATCCAGGACGTGATGGAGGAGGAAGCATAGATTTTGAACTCTCCCTTTCACCTCATGTAATGACTGCACTAGAATCAGATGAGGAGTTCATGGAAGCTGTTTCCCAGCCCAATCCCCTGCACTAA